A portion of the Caenorhabditis elegans chromosome III genome contains these proteins:
- the unc-86 gene encoding Transcription factor unc-86 (Confirmed by transcript evidence) — MQNTAPVPTTTTASKMQPFNNSLFGSFDDPILNARAAQVALADIDVKNVPQLTNPLMRPHDMFSYSNYFSGIHDTSAATNIYQGLPSSSEPFDASVVVPTSSDDQMTPLQQVMAMQQSYGAPPPFQYNMTHPFSTTSIASSNNLARYPIAPPTSDMDTDPRQLETFAEHFKQRRIKLGVTQADVGKALAHLKMPGVGSLSQSTICRFESLTLSHNNMVALKPILHSWLEKAEEAMKQKDTIGDINGILPNTDKKRKRTSIAAPEKRELEQFFKQQPRPSGERIASIADRLDLKKNVVRVWFCNQRQKQKRDFRSQFRARSAAAVMGPRVMPVLNGNNSNNNLKQGQTTYNGLPGFFD; from the exons ATGCAGAACACCGCACCCGTACCGACGACGACAACCGCTTCAAAAATGCAACCT TTCAACAACAGTTTATTTGGATCATTCGATGACCCAATTCTCAATGCAAGAGCTGCACAAGTTGCCCTCGCTGATATTGATGTTAAAAATGTGCCGCAGTTGACAAATCCACTTATGAGACCACATGATATGTTCAg ctatAGCAACTACTTTTCGGGAATCCACGACACATCCGCCGCCACAAACATCTACCAAGGACTCCCAAGCTCTTCAGAACCATTCGATGCATCTGTAGTTGTGCCAACATCCTCAGATGATCAAATGACACCCTTACAACAAGTAATGGCAATGCAACAATCATATGGAGCACCTCCACCATTTCAATACAATATGACTCATCCATTTTCAACAACATCCATTGCCAGTTCTAATAATCTTGCTCGTTACCCAATTGCCCCGCCAACTTCAGATATGGACACTGATCCGAGACAATTGGAGACGTTTGCAGAGCATTTCAAGCAGAGAAGAATAAAATTAGGAGTCACACAG GCGGACGTTGGAAAAGCACTTGCTCATCTGAAAATGCCTGGTGTCGGATCATTATCCCAGTCCACGATCTGCCGCTTCGAATCTCTCACCCTTTCCCATAACAACATGGTCGCACTGAAACCAATTCTACATTCCTGGCTGGAGAAAGCTGAAGAGGCTATGAAACAAAAAGATACAATTGGAGATATCAATGGAATTTTGCCAAATACTGATAAGAAACGGAAGAGAACTAGTATTGCTGCTCCTGAGAAAAGAGAACTAGAACAGTTTTTCAA ACAACAACCAAGACCATCTGGAGAACGAATTGCCTCAATTGCCGATCGATtggatttgaagaaaaatgttgttcGCGTCTGGTTTTGCAATCAACGGCAGAAACAGAAAAg agatttcCGTTCCCAATTCCGTGCAAGAAGTGCAGCAGCAGTAATGGGTCCACGTGTGATGCCAGTTTTAAAtggaaataattcaaataataatcTGAAACAGGGTCAGACAACATACAATGGGCTACCTGGATTCTTTGATTAG
- the unc-86 gene encoding Transcription factor unc-86 (Confirmed by transcript evidence), protein MRPHDMFSYSNYFSGIHDTSAATNIYQGLPSSSEPFDASVVVPTSSDDQMTPLQQVMAMQQSYGAPPPFQYNMTHPFSTTSIASSNNLARYPIAPPTSDMDTDPRQLETFAEHFKQRRIKLGVTQADVGKALAHLKMPGVGSLSQSTICRFESLTLSHNNMVALKPILHSWLEKAEEAMKQKDTIGDINGILPNTDKKRKRTSIAAPEKRELEQFFKQQPRPSGERIASIADRLDLKKNVVRVWFCNQRQKQKRDFRSQFRARSAAAVMGPRVMPVLNGNNSNNNLKQGQTTYNGLPGFFD, encoded by the exons ATGAGACCACATGATATGTTCAg ctatAGCAACTACTTTTCGGGAATCCACGACACATCCGCCGCCACAAACATCTACCAAGGACTCCCAAGCTCTTCAGAACCATTCGATGCATCTGTAGTTGTGCCAACATCCTCAGATGATCAAATGACACCCTTACAACAAGTAATGGCAATGCAACAATCATATGGAGCACCTCCACCATTTCAATACAATATGACTCATCCATTTTCAACAACATCCATTGCCAGTTCTAATAATCTTGCTCGTTACCCAATTGCCCCGCCAACTTCAGATATGGACACTGATCCGAGACAATTGGAGACGTTTGCAGAGCATTTCAAGCAGAGAAGAATAAAATTAGGAGTCACACAG GCGGACGTTGGAAAAGCACTTGCTCATCTGAAAATGCCTGGTGTCGGATCATTATCCCAGTCCACGATCTGCCGCTTCGAATCTCTCACCCTTTCCCATAACAACATGGTCGCACTGAAACCAATTCTACATTCCTGGCTGGAGAAAGCTGAAGAGGCTATGAAACAAAAAGATACAATTGGAGATATCAATGGAATTTTGCCAAATACTGATAAGAAACGGAAGAGAACTAGTATTGCTGCTCCTGAGAAAAGAGAACTAGAACAGTTTTTCAA ACAACAACCAAGACCATCTGGAGAACGAATTGCCTCAATTGCCGATCGATtggatttgaagaaaaatgttgttcGCGTCTGGTTTTGCAATCAACGGCAGAAACAGAAAAg agatttcCGTTCCCAATTCCGTGCAAGAAGTGCAGCAGCAGTAATGGGTCCACGTGTGATGCCAGTTTTAAAtggaaataattcaaataataatcTGAAACAGGGTCAGACAACATACAATGGGCTACCTGGATTCTTTGATTAG
- the C30A5.16 gene encoding uncharacterized protein (Confirmed by transcript evidence), with amino-acid sequence MTASSSSFSGVISERNDSFTSLHRHTYPFAAPIKLSLFLFYPFPLPISIAIE; translated from the exons ATGacagcttcttcttcctcgTTTTCTGGAGTTATTAGTG AACGCAATGATTCCTTTACATCTTTGCACCGACATACTTATCCATTCGCGGCTCCCATCAAACTGTCATTATTCCTTTTCTATCCTTTCCCCCTCCCCATTTCAATTGCAATTGAGTAA